A window from Athalia rosae chromosome 5, iyAthRosa1.1, whole genome shotgun sequence encodes these proteins:
- the LOC105685739 gene encoding coatomer subunit beta gives MSSIAEQPCYTLINVPIDSEPINELQLKLDLEKGDTKTKVDALKRTIHMILSGERLPSLLMTIIRFVLPLQDHALKKLLLIFWEIVPKTSPDGKLLQEMILVCDAYRKDLQHPNEFVRGSTLRFLCKLKEPELLEPLMPAIIACLEHRHSYVRRNAVLAIFTIYRNFEFLIPDAPELIAKYLEGEQDMSCRRNAFLMLLHADQSRALAYLAACLDQVPSFGDILQLVIVELIYKVCHANPSERARFIRCIYSLLNSPSAAVRYEAAGTLVTLSSAPTAIRAAAACYVELVVKESDNNVKLIVLDRLIAMKDSPAHERVLQDLVMDVLRVLVSPALEVRTKTLALAMDLVSNRTIEEMVQLLKKEVIRTAGGEHEDAGRYRRLLVQTLHACSIKFPDVAATVIPVLTDFLSENNEAAATDVLIFVREAIQRFESLRPLIIEKLLEVFPQIRSVKVHRAALWILGEYATSKEDIEAVMNRIRGALGELPLVEAETRRAAGDKPAEDGAAISPAAPAQLVTSDGTYASQSAFSATSTGKKEEKRPPLVQYMMDGDFFIGASLATTLAKLILRYKSIESDHKKGNKMQAEAMLVMSSVLQLGRSGLPKKAMTHDDAERLTVCLRSLASPTPMIQKVFTEGCRDALSRMFAAKAEEDSQTQKAKEKPGNVVQVDDAIQFLQLSRGSDLTGGAGDVFEQSLSVAVAGRPGAAGDTPAPSALSKVTQLTGFSDPVYAEALVHVNQYDIVLDVLVVNQTDDTLQNCTLELATMGDLKLVERPQPIVLAPRDFASIKANVKVASTENGIIFGNIVYDVSGAGSDRSVVVLNDIHIDIMDYIVPATCTDSEFRCMWSEFEWENKVSVNTTLSDLREYLAHLLKSTNMRCLTPEKALSGQCGFMAANMYAKSIFGEDALANLSIEKPMHKQDAPVVGHIRIRAKSQGMALSLGDKINSTQKGPQSKLVQAA, from the exons ATGAGTAGCATAGCAGAACAGCCATGCTACACGCTGATAAATGTACCGATAGACTCGGAACCAATAAACGAGCTTCAGCTGAAACTCGATTTGGAGAAGGGTGACACAAAGACAAAAGTGGATGCACTAAAACGTACCATCCATATGATTTTGAGCGGTGAAAGATTACCCAGTCTCCTCATGACGATAATCAGATTCGTTTTACCCCTGCAAGACCACGCCCTTAAAAAATTGCTTCTCATTTTCTGGGAAATAGTACCAAAAACATCTCCTGATGGCAAACTTCTCCAAGAGATGATCTTAGTCTGTGATGCTTACAGAAAGGACTTACAGCATCCTAATGAATTTGTGAGGGGTTCTACACTGAG ATTCCTCTGCAAACTCAAAGAACCGGAACTACTAGAGCCGCTGATGCCCGCAATTATAGCATGCCTAGAACACCGACATTCATATGTTCGACGGAATGCAGTCTTGGCTATATTCACCATCTATCGGAACTTCGAATTTCTTATACCAGATGCTCCTGAATTAATTGCCAAATATTTGGAGGGAGAGCAAGATATGTCTTGCAGACGAAATGCATTCCTTATGTTACTACATGCGGATCAAAGCAGAGCTTTGGCTTACCTAGCTGCCTGCCTTGATCAGGTTCCAAGCTTTGGGGATATTCTTCAGTTGGTCATTGTCGAGCTAATTTACAAG GTGTGCCATGCAAATCCATCAGAGAGGGCAAGATTTATTAGATGTATCTACAGTCTGCTGAATTCTCCAAGTGCTGCAGTTCGATACGAAGCTGCTGGTACTCTGGTGACTCTTTCTAGTGCTCCGACGGCTATAAGAGCTGCAGCTGCATGCTACGTCGAGCTGGTTGTTAAGGAAAGTGACAATAACGTGAAGTTGATTGTTCTCGATCGATTAATAGCTATGAAAGACAGTCCCGCTCATGAAAGAGTACTACAGGATTTGGTTATGGACGTTCTCAGAGTACTGG TGTCGCCGGCATTAGAAGTTAGAACGAAAACTCTGGCCCTGGCGATGGACTTGGTATCGAACAGAACTATTGAGGAAATGGTGCAGCTTCTGAAAAAAGAAGTCATACGAACTGCAGGTGGTGAACACGAAGATGCTGGAAGGTATCGGCGACTGCTGGTGCAAACTCTGCACGCCTGTTCCATCAAATTTCCGGACGTGGCTGCTACAGTTATCCCAGTTCTAACTGACTTCCTCTCTGAAAACAATGAGGCTGCAGCCACAGACGTCCTTATCTTCGTGCGCGAAGCCATTCAGCGATTTGAGTCTCTCAGGCCCTTGATTATAGAAAAACTACTCGAA gtATTTCCTCAAATTCGATCAGTAAAAGTGCACCGAGCCGCACTCTGGATTCTCGGAGAATATGCAACATCTAAGGAAGATATCGAGGCAGTGATGAACCGTATCAGAGGTGCGTTGGGTGAACTTCCACTAGTTGAGGCAGAAACTAGAAGGGCAGCTGGTGATAAACCAGCTGAAGACGGAGCAGCAATTTCTCCGGCAGCTCCAGCTCAATTGGTCACTTCAGATGGCACATATGCCAGTCAAAGTGCTTTCAGTGCAACTTCCACTG gtaaaaaagaggaaaaacgcCCACCTTTGGTTCAATACATGATGGATGGAGATTTCTTCATCGGTGCTTCTCTCGCAACAACCCTGGCTAAGCTGATACTCCGCTACAAAAGTATTGAAAGCGATCATAAGAAGGGTAACAAAATGCAAGCCGAAGCTATGCTTGTTATGTCCAGTGTTTTACAGTTGGGTCGCTCTGGACTCCCCAAAAAGGCAATGACTCATGATGACGCTGAACGTCTTACCGTATGCTTGAGATCTTTAGCCAGCCCAACACCAATGATACAAAAAGTCTTCACAGAAGGCTGCAGAGATGCACTCAGCAGAATGTTTGCCGCCAAAGCTGAAGAGGACTCACAAACCCAAAAG GCCAAGGAAAAACCAGGAAATGTTGTTCAAGTGGACGACGCGATCCAATTTCTACAACTGAGTCGTGGTTCGGATCTAACAGGAGGTGCGGGAGACGTCTTTGAGCAGAGTTTAAGCGTAGCAGTGGCTGGCAGACCAG GCGCTGCAGGAGATACACCAGCGCCAAGTGCTCTAAGCAAAGTAACACAACTCACAGGATTCTCGGATCCGGTCTATGCCGAAGCCTTGGTACATGTCAACCAGTATGATATCGTTCTAGACGTTCTCGTAGTCAACCAGACAGACGACACTCTACAAAATTGCACCTTGGAACTCGCGACAATGGGCGACCTCAAGCTCGTCGAAAGGCCACAGCCAATTGTCTTAGCCCCTAGAGATTTTGCGAGCATCAAGGCCAATGTCAAGGTTGCTTCAACAGAAAACGGCATTATATTTGGAAACATTG TTTACGATGTGTCTGGTGCAGGATCGGATAGGAGCGTGGTAGTCCtgaatgatatacatatagatataatgGATTATATTGTACCAGCAACATGTACCGATAGCGAGTTCCGTTGTATGTGGTCAGAGTTCGAATGGGAGAACAAAGTCTCCGTTAACACAACGCTCTCAGATCTAAGAGAGTATCTTGCCCATTTGCTAAAGTCGACCAACATGCGTTGCCTCACGCCTGAAAAG GCTCTTTCTGGCCAGTGTGGATTCATGGCTGCGAATATGTATGCAAAATCGATATTCGGTGAGGATGCTCTGGCGAATCTGTCGATTGAAAAGCCGATGCACAAGCAAGATGCTCCAGTTGTTGGGCATATTCGGATCAGAGCCAAGAGCCAAGGAATGGCACTTTCTTTGGGTGACAAGATAAACTCTACCCAGAAGGGGCCTCAAAGTAAACTTGTTCAGGCTGCCTGA
- the LOC105686008 gene encoding uncharacterized protein LOC105686008 isoform X2 has translation MNGIRKKRDISIGAEPESEVQRSRDLEIGDPRFGFASLNSGADLGLTLTQNEEEDLFMTLSQRLSRAAKNKNQTMRMINAFAAKCCGENRHDECNDAANVIACP, from the exons ATGAATG GTATAAGAAAGAAACGCGACATTTCCATCGGTGCAGAGCCGGAGAGTGAGGTACAACGTTCGAGGGATTTAGAAATCGGTGATCCACGTTTCGGCTTTGCTAGTCTG AATTCGGGAGCCGACCTAGGCTTAACATTGACCCAAAATGAGGAGGAAGATTTGTTTATGACACTGAGTCAACGTCTCTCGAGGGCTGCCAAGAACAAGAATCAGACAATGCGTATGATAAACGCATTTGCGGCGAAATGTTGCGGCGAAAATCGCCACGATGAATGTAACGATGCTGCGAACGTCATTGCGTGTCCTTGA
- the LOC105686008 gene encoding uncharacterized protein LOC105686008 isoform X1: protein MLINGVSLPRSVARVFAIGVIILLVGFDHPNVTAVDIYNCKMKVRDMALKFCSDPAGIRKKRDISIGAEPESEVQRSRDLEIGDPRFGFASLNSGADLGLTLTQNEEEDLFMTLSQRLSRAAKNKNQTMRMINAFAAKCCGENRHDECNDAANVIACP, encoded by the exons ATGCTTATTAACGGTGTTAGTTTACCGCGATCGGTTGCTCGGGTTTTCGCGATTGGTGTTATAATCCTACTCGTCGGTTTCGATCACCCGAATGTAACAGCCGTTGATATTTATAACTGTAAAATGAAGGTGCGAGATATGGCTTTGAAGTTCTGTTCCGATCCTGCAGGTATAAGAAAGAAACGCGACATTTCCATCGGTGCAGAGCCGGAGAGTGAGGTACAACGTTCGAGGGATTTAGAAATCGGTGATCCACGTTTCGGCTTTGCTAGTCTG AATTCGGGAGCCGACCTAGGCTTAACATTGACCCAAAATGAGGAGGAAGATTTGTTTATGACACTGAGTCAACGTCTCTCGAGGGCTGCCAAGAACAAGAATCAGACAATGCGTATGATAAACGCATTTGCGGCGAAATGTTGCGGCGAAAATCGCCACGATGAATGTAACGATGCTGCGAACGTCATTGCGTGTCCTTGA
- the LOC105686017 gene encoding insulin-like growth factor I, producing the protein MISLRTTMTPTERRSHTACTALVATVVILQVILMQSKWVEAMPYHQRTLRLCSRSLSDALFLVCKDRGFNEPFSYSGEVNDEEERRPASTTGPRRGLVQECCHRSCSIEHLERYCKPLPQPTQRDDTATRGNAIGYQEKR; encoded by the exons ATGATATCCCTGAGGACGACGATGACACCCACAGAAAGAAGAAGCCACACGGCTTGCACGGCTCTAGTGGCGACTGTTGTAATTCTTCAGGTGATACTCATGCAGAGTAAGTGGGTCGAAGCCATGCCCTACCATCAAAGGACATTGAGACTCTGCTCTCGGAGTCTCAGCGACGCGTTGTTCCTCGTTTGTAAAGATCGAGGATTCAACGAACCCTTTTCATATTCCGGTGAAGTGAACGACGAGGAAGAAAGACGACCTGCTTCGACGACAGGACCTAGAAGAGGACTTGTTCAGGAATGCTGTCATCGGTCGTGTAGCATTGAACATCTTGAGAGGTACTGCAAACCATTGCCGCAACCTACTCAAAGGGACGATACTGCAACGCGAGGAAACGCAATTGG GTATCAAGAGAAACGGTGA
- the LOC105685844 gene encoding ras-related and estrogen-regulated growth inhibitor, with product MTPPITWSLGLSGIREIAGKATRVVLLGQPGVGKTALAVRFATRRFIGEYDCTTERIYKETDPATGHWEIADPPGYPPAPTEPKLRWADAILIVYSVTDRVSFDETSRLRFLVTHARRGRRVPPVVVLIGNKADLAASPGERMVSAWEGRRRADDIKAHGFYEISTRESVDQVTVMFSDVARLVAEAAAGGSLQVNPFRVRASTDGSINDLRRPPVPQTGRRLSISARGAPP from the exons atgaCACCCCCGATTACCTGGAGCTTGGGACTCTCGGGAATTAGGGAGATCGCCGGTAAAGCAACCCGAGTGGTTCTCCTCGGGCAGCCCGGGGTGGGAAAGACTG CCTTGGCCGTGAGATTTGCTACTCGCCGATTCATCGGCGAATATGATTGCACAACGGAAAGGATATACAAGGAGACAGATCCCGCAACGGGACATTGGGAAATCGCTGATCCTCCTGGATATCCGCCGGCTCCTACCGAGCCAAAGCTTCGTTGGGCAGATGCAATTCTGATCGTTTATTCAGTCACCGACAGAGTTAGTTTTGATGAGACATCGCGACTCAG GTTTTTAGTGACTCACGCGAGACGGGGGCGGAGGGTCCCACCAGTGGTGGTTTTAATCGGAAATAAAGCTGATTTAGCTGCGTCTCCGGGTGAGCGAATGGTGTCAGCTTGGGAAGGACGTCGTCGAGCAGACGATATCAAAGCTCACGGATTTTACGAAATATCTACCAGAGAATCAGTCGATCAG GTCACAGTCATGTTTTCCGACGTTGCGAGGCTCGTCGCAGAAGCTGCTGCCGGTGGTTCTCTTCAGGTGAATCCATTCAGAGTCAGAGCGTCCACGGATGGATCTATAAATGATTTGAGAAGACCACCGGTACCTCAAACCGGAAGAAGGTTGAGTATATCCGCCCGAGGTGCGCCGCCCTAA
- the LOC105685863 gene encoding probable insulin-like peptide 7 has translation MRASTLAFGCLALEALGAIGATDHLVNLERVFKERSRADWENAWHRETHARCRETLLRHLYWACEKDIYGVSRRSVNFSKPPPPPWVSGWRAKEMLRYRRDLRRRSPAAVASITQECCGGPGCTWEEYAEYCPANKRVDKRTRLSADEPML, from the exons ATGCGAGCATCCACATTAGCTTTTGGTTGTTTGGCTTTAGAAGCCCTTGGAGCAATAGGGGCGACGGATCATCTCGTCAATCTTGAACGCGTCTTCAAGGAGAG gtcTAGAGCAGATTGGGAAAACGCCTGGCATCGTGAAACGCACGCTAGGTGCAGAGAAACGCTTCTTCGGCATCTTTACTGGGCATGTGAGAAGGATATTTATGGAGTGAGTCGCCGgtcggtgaatttttcgaagccaccaccgccaccttGGGTATCTGGATGGCGAGCCAAAGAGATGTTGAGATACAGGAGAGATCTTAGGAGAAGAAGTCCTGCCGCTGTGGCATCTATTACTCAGGAGTGTTGCGGTGGACCTGGATGTACTTGGGAAGAATATGCGGAATACTGTCCAGCCAATAAACGAGTTGATAAAAGAACTCGTTTATCTGCAGATGAACCGATGCTGTAG
- the LOC105685834 gene encoding Bardet-Biedl syndrome 2 protein homolog isoform X2, translated as MLYKTYSCSQGSFKMAAFSLQLERKIETALVTSGKFDGSHACLVAATSGGNVLVHSPHRRAPPDPVDGSASGRLAWTGELAELRIGKQMSDGVYSIAVGKLGWLTEQRVVVIGGNCSVTVLNSSGVEVFWTVTGDVVVSLAIFDFDGDGSNELVLGTADFEVCALKGDSIAWEVKETAPVTDLIHLAGRQFGYTVGNGTVGVYEIGQRLWRVKSKYRVVAIRGYDINGDGNEELITGWSSGKVDARIPATGEVVFRVQMNASVAGIVRADYRCTGRPDLVAISTTGEVRGYGTGAMPESSEPGDKVRELLAKKQALVSELRHRAANPIHFGSRLAVSISCNNGAANLALAAAPGLFVHCAIVFAEGVFEGETFVTRPSRPSGQIDIELRPPKDVPVDVHVKVCVGPMGADLLQVYELTRQLPRFCMYERIQHFEEYPGVDISSQNCGVTVEVAERPQRLAIWLSQNLILPEDTEIEVPENGPGTGSLSVCLRGLRDGKIHLFEVSATGKLSLRTEDSNFAGEVIHSLAAYLGLCELTTEANFPAEEERMTEALERLEGLRETESRLRAGEARGAALLRNLLVRTEDARILGDAASAKTRLSQLRSVNSDLIREHEIGANSYADLVRTLRELNAAIQRVARLRVGKAAANAVAKCRMAIHDGDPRALVLAARLG; from the exons ATGTTGTACAAAACGTATAGTTGTAGTCAGGGCAGTTTTAAAATGGCAGCGTTTTCCCTGCAGCtagaacgaaaaatagaaacggcTCTGGTAACAAGTGGAAAATTTGACGGGTCTCACGCATGTCTCGTGGCAGCCACTTCCGGAGGCAACGTTTTGGTCCACAGTCCGCATCGCCGGGCACCCCCAGATCCCGTTGACGGTTCCGCATCTGGACGGCTTGCCTGGACTGGCGAACTCGCAGAATTAAGAATCGGCAAACAG ATGTCCGACGGGGTATACTCTATCGCTGTTGGAAAACTCGGGTGGTTAACGGAACAGAGAGTAGTCGTTATAGGGGGTAACTGTTCCGTAACAGTTTTGAATTCGTCGGGCGTTGAAGTCTTTTGGACGGTAACTGGCGACGTTGTCGTGTCCCTCGCGATCTTTGACTTCGACGGTGATGGTTCGAATGAG CTGGTCTTGGGGACTGCGGATTTCGAAGTTTGTGCTTTAAAGGGTGACTCGATTGCTTGGGAAGTGAAGGAAACAGCACCGGTAACTGATCTGATTCATCTCGCTGGTCGCCAATTCGGATATACCGTAGGAAATGGCACCGTTGGTGTATACGAGATAGGACAGCGTCTTTGGCGCGTCAAG TCGAAATACAGGGTTGTGGCAATTCGAGGCTACGACATCAACGGGGATGGCAACGAGGAATTGATTACGGGATGGAGCAGTGGAAAAGTTGACGCGAGAATTCCTGCTACTGGAGAAGTAGTCTTCCGGGTTCAGATGAACGCTTCTGTAGCTGGAATAGTACGTGCAGATTATCGGTGCACCGGAAGACCCGATTTAGTAGCGATTTCGACGACTGGAGAAG TCCGGGGGTACGGTACGGGTGCCATGCCGGAATCATCAGAGCCAGGGGACAAGGTACGCGAGTTGTTGGCGAAAAAACAGGCGTTGGTATCAGAGTTGAGGCACAGAGCTGCGAATCCCATTCATTTTGGTTCGCGGCTTGCAGTTAGTATTTCCTGTAACAACGGAGCTGCAAACTTGGCTCTAGCTGCAGCTCCAGGGCTATTCGTTCACTGCGCCATCGTATTTGCGGAAGGTGTTTTTGAAGGTGAAACTTTCGTTACTCGTCCTAGTCGCCCCAGCGGTCAAATCGATATTGAACTCAGACCACCAAAAGACGTACCGGTCGATGTTCATGTTAAAGTTTGCGTCGGTCCCATGGGTGCCGATCTTCTTCAG gTTTACGAATTGACCCGTCAGCTGCCTCGCTTTTGCATGTACGAACGAATTCAGCATTTTGAAGAGTACCCAGGCGTTGATATTTCGTCGCAGAATTGTGGAGTGACAGTTGAGGTGGCGGAACGGCCGCAACGTTTGGCGATTTGGTTGAGTCAGAACTTAATACTGCCGGAAGATACAGAGATAGAAGTCCCGGAAAATGGACCAGGAACGGGTTCTCTTAGCGTTTGTCTCCGGGGGTTGAGAGACGGAAAAATTCACTTGTTCGAAGTCTCTGCGACCGGTAAACTTAGTCTTCGTACGGAAGATTCGAATTTCGCAGGAGAAGTGATCCATTCGCTAGCCGCATATTTAGGGCTTTGTGAACTTACTACGGAAGCAAATTTTCCCGCGGAAGAAGAGCGGATGACCGAAGCATTGGAGCGATTggaag GTCTCCGCGAGACAGAGAGCCGGTTGAGGGCAGGCGAAGCACGGGGTGCCGCGCTTCTACGAAATCTCCTGGTGCGGACAGAAGATGCGAGGATTCTGGGCGACGCGGCGAGCGCTAAAACAAGACTGTCGCAGTTGAGGTCGGTGAACAGTGACTTGATAAGGGAGCACGAAATCGGGGCCAACAGCTACGCCGACTTAGTTCGCACCCTTCGAGAACTAAACGCCGCAATTCAGCGGGTGGCACGTCTTCGTG TTGGAAAGGCGGCAGCAAATGCCGTGGCAAAATGCAGAATGGCCATTCACGACGGTGACCCAAGGGCGTTGGTCCTCGCTGCAAGACTGGGTTGA
- the LOC105685834 gene encoding Bardet-Biedl syndrome 2 protein-like isoform X1 translates to MLYKTYSCSQGSFKMAAFSLQLERKIETALVTSGKFDGSHACLVAATSGGNVLVHSPHRRAPPDPVDGSASGRLAWTGELAELRIGKQVTALYTGRLGEDERDVLMVGTPTHLLAYNVEDNADVFYKEMSDGVYSIAVGKLGWLTEQRVVVIGGNCSVTVLNSSGVEVFWTVTGDVVVSLAIFDFDGDGSNELVLGTADFEVCALKGDSIAWEVKETAPVTDLIHLAGRQFGYTVGNGTVGVYEIGQRLWRVKSKYRVVAIRGYDINGDGNEELITGWSSGKVDARIPATGEVVFRVQMNASVAGIVRADYRCTGRPDLVAISTTGEVRGYGTGAMPESSEPGDKVRELLAKKQALVSELRHRAANPIHFGSRLAVSISCNNGAANLALAAAPGLFVHCAIVFAEGVFEGETFVTRPSRPSGQIDIELRPPKDVPVDVHVKVCVGPMGADLLQVYELTRQLPRFCMYERIQHFEEYPGVDISSQNCGVTVEVAERPQRLAIWLSQNLILPEDTEIEVPENGPGTGSLSVCLRGLRDGKIHLFEVSATGKLSLRTEDSNFAGEVIHSLAAYLGLCELTTEANFPAEEERMTEALERLEGLRETESRLRAGEARGAALLRNLLVRTEDARILGDAASAKTRLSQLRSVNSDLIREHEIGANSYADLVRTLRELNAAIQRVARLRVGKAAANAVAKCRMAIHDGDPRALVLAARLG, encoded by the exons ATGTTGTACAAAACGTATAGTTGTAGTCAGGGCAGTTTTAAAATGGCAGCGTTTTCCCTGCAGCtagaacgaaaaatagaaacggcTCTGGTAACAAGTGGAAAATTTGACGGGTCTCACGCATGTCTCGTGGCAGCCACTTCCGGAGGCAACGTTTTGGTCCACAGTCCGCATCGCCGGGCACCCCCAGATCCCGTTGACGGTTCCGCATCTGGACGGCTTGCCTGGACTGGCGAACTCGCAGAATTAAGAATCGGCAAACAG GTGACTGCTTTGTATACCGGACGGTTAGGCGAAGACGAAAGGGATGTTCTTATGGTCGGTACCCCGACTCACCTGCTGGCATACAATGTCGAGGATAATGCAGATGTATTTTATAAAGAG ATGTCCGACGGGGTATACTCTATCGCTGTTGGAAAACTCGGGTGGTTAACGGAACAGAGAGTAGTCGTTATAGGGGGTAACTGTTCCGTAACAGTTTTGAATTCGTCGGGCGTTGAAGTCTTTTGGACGGTAACTGGCGACGTTGTCGTGTCCCTCGCGATCTTTGACTTCGACGGTGATGGTTCGAATGAG CTGGTCTTGGGGACTGCGGATTTCGAAGTTTGTGCTTTAAAGGGTGACTCGATTGCTTGGGAAGTGAAGGAAACAGCACCGGTAACTGATCTGATTCATCTCGCTGGTCGCCAATTCGGATATACCGTAGGAAATGGCACCGTTGGTGTATACGAGATAGGACAGCGTCTTTGGCGCGTCAAG TCGAAATACAGGGTTGTGGCAATTCGAGGCTACGACATCAACGGGGATGGCAACGAGGAATTGATTACGGGATGGAGCAGTGGAAAAGTTGACGCGAGAATTCCTGCTACTGGAGAAGTAGTCTTCCGGGTTCAGATGAACGCTTCTGTAGCTGGAATAGTACGTGCAGATTATCGGTGCACCGGAAGACCCGATTTAGTAGCGATTTCGACGACTGGAGAAG TCCGGGGGTACGGTACGGGTGCCATGCCGGAATCATCAGAGCCAGGGGACAAGGTACGCGAGTTGTTGGCGAAAAAACAGGCGTTGGTATCAGAGTTGAGGCACAGAGCTGCGAATCCCATTCATTTTGGTTCGCGGCTTGCAGTTAGTATTTCCTGTAACAACGGAGCTGCAAACTTGGCTCTAGCTGCAGCTCCAGGGCTATTCGTTCACTGCGCCATCGTATTTGCGGAAGGTGTTTTTGAAGGTGAAACTTTCGTTACTCGTCCTAGTCGCCCCAGCGGTCAAATCGATATTGAACTCAGACCACCAAAAGACGTACCGGTCGATGTTCATGTTAAAGTTTGCGTCGGTCCCATGGGTGCCGATCTTCTTCAG gTTTACGAATTGACCCGTCAGCTGCCTCGCTTTTGCATGTACGAACGAATTCAGCATTTTGAAGAGTACCCAGGCGTTGATATTTCGTCGCAGAATTGTGGAGTGACAGTTGAGGTGGCGGAACGGCCGCAACGTTTGGCGATTTGGTTGAGTCAGAACTTAATACTGCCGGAAGATACAGAGATAGAAGTCCCGGAAAATGGACCAGGAACGGGTTCTCTTAGCGTTTGTCTCCGGGGGTTGAGAGACGGAAAAATTCACTTGTTCGAAGTCTCTGCGACCGGTAAACTTAGTCTTCGTACGGAAGATTCGAATTTCGCAGGAGAAGTGATCCATTCGCTAGCCGCATATTTAGGGCTTTGTGAACTTACTACGGAAGCAAATTTTCCCGCGGAAGAAGAGCGGATGACCGAAGCATTGGAGCGATTggaag GTCTCCGCGAGACAGAGAGCCGGTTGAGGGCAGGCGAAGCACGGGGTGCCGCGCTTCTACGAAATCTCCTGGTGCGGACAGAAGATGCGAGGATTCTGGGCGACGCGGCGAGCGCTAAAACAAGACTGTCGCAGTTGAGGTCGGTGAACAGTGACTTGATAAGGGAGCACGAAATCGGGGCCAACAGCTACGCCGACTTAGTTCGCACCCTTCGAGAACTAAACGCCGCAATTCAGCGGGTGGCACGTCTTCGTG TTGGAAAGGCGGCAGCAAATGCCGTGGCAAAATGCAGAATGGCCATTCACGACGGTGACCCAAGGGCGTTGGTCCTCGCTGCAAGACTGGGTTGA
- the LOC105685855 gene encoding ER membrane protein complex subunit 10, with the protein MPSSQTWICILFMIILSAVGSELDYDGWLRLRLWHAMNKDPMPNFIERGNITVTSVRSSASAVAQMGLQPNDIKALQKLAKDDKEYRLKASVRGSSGLETTFLTSVPACLLLGAELEDFLTIWLDGAAEPVAVSLSSYGPCSREAPPTHMWTTGIQVRYPEAGPVPDTATFIQKLEREKEARERGDTKDNRSFLAKYWMYIVPAVIFVLLSSATNPEAGGGGGGGGGAQR; encoded by the exons ATGCCTTCTTCTCAGACTtggatatgtatattattcatgATCATTCTATCGGCAGTTGGG AGTGAACTGGATTATGATGGATGGCTTCGACTTAGATTATGGCATGCTATGAACAAAGATCCAATgccaaatttcattgaaagagGTAACATAACCGTAACCAGCGTTCGTAGCAGTGCTTCTGCTGTAGCGCAAATGGGTCTTCAGCCAAATGACATTAAGGCCCTACAGAAATTAGCAAAGGATGATAAAGAATACCGGTTGAAAGCTTCAGTACGAGGTTCATCAGGTCTAGAAACAACATTTCTGACCTCAGTTCCAGCG TGTCTCCTATTAGGCGCTGAACTTGAAGACTTTTTAACTATCTGGCTCGATGGAGCGGCAGAACCAGTGGCTGTGAGCCTGTCTTCATATGGTCCTTGCTCTCGGGAAGCTCCACCCACCCACATGTGGACTACAGGGATTCAAGTGAGGTATCCAGAGGCTGGACCAGTCCCAGATACAGCAACGTTTATTCAGAAACTAGAGCGAGAAAAGGAAGCCAGGGAGAGAGGAGACACAAAAGACAATCGTTCTTTTTTGGCGAAATAC tGGATGTACATAGTACCTGCAGTTATATTCGTCCTACTATCTTCAGCGACAAACCCCGAGgctggtggcggtggtggtggaggaGGTGGTGCTCAGAGATAA